ACATGATTTCAATTGAGCCTAACCACAACCTCATGAAATAGGTgttaacattcattttatagatgaggaaacaagattTAGATTTCAGTTGCCTGTGGTCACCTATGTAGCTTAACTATTAATCATCAAAGTCAGGATATGAACTTAGGACTTATTGGTTCCAATAGGTTTCAGATCCCAGCTTTATCACTAGCTGATTGGAAATGGTCTCTAAAGttatctctggacctcagtttcctcagctctgAAAGAGTACCTTAATCTATTAGTtggaagtggatagagtacctgccctggaatcaggaaggctcaccTGCCcgaattcaaatctaatctcttattagctgtgtaagtaatttcaccctgtttgcctcagtttactcatctgtaaaaataagctagagaaggaaatagcaatctGGAagttttgctaagaaaacccccaaatggggtcaataaGTCAGACGTGACCCAAAGGAACAACATCTACCAGCTGCAAACTTTGTTCCTAGGTGACACAGTTGAAGCAAACCCAGATTCCCAGACCTTTCATTCATTGATTCCAGTATTTCCCTCAACTTGGGGAACTGGCTGGTAAAGCTGCCTGATGTGTACAGAGCAATTCTGCCTTGAGTGAGGATGGAGGCCATTGGCACTGGACTGATAGAGAATTTTATTGGGGGGAGGTTGAGGACTAGGGTGGGACTTGATAGGACAAATGAAATAGCTATTGGAGTGGGGGGGGGAACCCTAATTAGTGACTGGATCTCTGCCCCTACTCTCCTTGATCTGGAATTGCCCCTAACCCTCAAACCTCTTTTTGAGCTGAGAAACCCTGGGTTGAACAGAAACCCCCTCTCTGAGGTTTGGGGCTACCCCTCTACCAGTGTTCTGGGGAACAGGCACAGGGCTGGGGGGCCTGCATTCTGCACAGATGTTGGGAGTCTCGGCTTCAGCAAACGCTTGGGAGGAATGAGGTACAGCAAGGGGCCTGGTGGGCAGCAAGTGAGGCTCTGGAAGTTCTTTGTCAGTCAGGAAGTGCTGATGACTCGGGGAAGGTAGTTGGGGGTCCTCAGTCTCCACAGAGGTTTGGGAAGTCCTGGTTTCTTCTGACCCCTGACCAGAAAAGGCTGCAGCAAAGATTGTGGGAGACAGTAATTGCTTCTCTGGAGTTTCCTCTTCCTCTTGGAGTACctgatggggaggggagagagtggAGAAAGTTAGCTGAATGGATTTCCTGGGCAAAGAGGATGAATACTTAAAATCACTACTGAAATTCTTAATCCTCAGCCTTGCCCTAAACTGGAATGGGCTGCCTAGAGAGTAGTAAAGTCCATTTTGCCTGGAGGCCTTCAAGCTAAAAGCTGGAGGACCCTTGGTTggggatcagagatttagaagtGAAAGAGATTCTTgatgtcatctagtccagtcgCATGGATGAATCAggctaagtgactagcccaagatcACATTTACTAAGTGGCAAAAACTGGAGGATTCTTCTTAAACTAGCTGACCTGTAAAGACCCTTATAGCTAGGACATCCTATGCAGTATTCTACGGGGGAAAGGGGATGGGGAAGAGCTTCCTAGAAAAATGTCCAGacatttggggggaggggtgccCTAGAGACTTGATGGAGTTATGCCACCCCTCCTCCATCTTGGGGAGAGCCCACTAGTTGAGGTGAATAGTGCAGTGGGGTGCTCACCGATTTGAAACAACCACCTTGGTCCAAATGGCAGTTGTCTAAGCTGTGGCTGGGGTGTAGACCAGGGGATTCACCAGGCTCAGCTATTCCAATGCTGAGATTGTCCAGTATCTCCCCGAGCAGGTCCAGTTCTCCTGAACCCAGGAAGTTGCTGTCGAAGTCCTCCAGTCCCCAGGGTTCCTTGGGCCCAGAGTGGGACTCCCtaagggaggggagaagactCAACTTGTGGTCCTAAACCTAGAATCCCAGCCCCAGAGAAATCCAACCTACCTGTGTTCTTCCTCCCAGGGCACCTGGTCCTCAGATCGGGATTGGGACCTCTGGGGACGGGGTCTCAAGGGCCTGGACTGAAAGGGGGGAATATGTTGGGCAGGTTAGCAGTTACCCGACTTTCCCTTCAGAATGCAAAGTGGGTCTTGGTGTTTGATCATGTGCCCCTTACCTGGCCAAAGTGGTGGGTGATGGGCAGGCGGTGTTGCAGACGTTCTGAGCGATTGTCAGGAGCTGGAACCCGAAGAGAACCCCCCCTCTGCAGCAAGGAGTCGCTATCCTGCAGTGGGGGGAGGCTTATAAGCCAAAAATCCTCTCCTAACCCCACCTTCAGGACCACCAATAAGTCTCTCTCTGCCTTACCTTGTACCTTAACCTGTTTTGCACTTCCTTGAGCCCAATCTTGGCCTGGGGATGGGAAAAAGATGACATCGTGTCAGCCTTAACTAATGATGCCTGACATCCATAGCCCTTTTCAccttatctcctttgatcctcttgGCTACCCTGCCTGTAGTGTTTAcaagtgtccccattttacagataaggaaactgactgAAAATGGTGAAGCTACTTGTGTGCGTGTGCGCgcatgtgtgtgtggggggggtcttaagtgggatttgaacccagatcttcctaacacAATCCAGCTCTGTTCTAGGGCTGAGGCGGAAAgacctcttctccctctcccccccattCCAAAATTTGAAGATGCAAGAATGTAACCCTTACTAGATTGTAGttttaaaatgttacattttCTTTGTGGAAGTACTTTCACTATTTGAACCAGCTTTGCAACTAGTTAACTGGAATACTTGCAGATTGCTCCACCTCCACACCCACCAGGTGAGCTCCCTGGGTCCCTCCCTGCCCCTGAGCCCTAGCTGCAAGCTCCTGGCTCTTCTCAAGAttctctcccctacccccaccccccacccagcTTGGCACACAATTCTGGTTTCTGCTGCCCTACCCCCATCTCCTTCCTAGTTGGTGCTTACTGAGCGGTACATGTTCCTCACGGCTGGCTGGGTTTTGGCCTTCACAGAATGCAGAAGGGCTCCTCCACCTTTCTGAGGATGGATAGAGGAGAGGCtcaattgggggtgggggtgaggggtttggggaagaggagaaaagttgGTGGGTGTCTGGGAAATACTCTTACTTTCAGATTGTCGGCCCAGAGCTGATAGGATCGGAGGCTTCCTGGTTTGGGGAGAGAGAGTCTTTAGCGTTGGGTTAGCTTCCCTagtcttccctcccccacccctaatGGAGGCTGGGAGCCTCCGGGCTCACCTGAGGCTAGTCCACTGCTAGTGATCTCCTGCTCAAACAGGTCGGAGAAGCCTTCTCCAGAATTCAGCTTCTCCAGGCGTTCATCGATGAACTGAGGAGGAAGAAAGCAGGGGATTTGTGGGCTGCCCTGGCCTGTGGGCGCCAGCCCCCCTGCCCAGCCCCTTTGGCTTGGATGTACCTGTTTGAAGAGTTGAAGGTGAATGGCATTTTGCCTGAAGGCCTGCAGGGGTCCTGGCTTCTGAGCCAGAAAAGCCTCTTTGCTGAATGTCACCGGCTGTCCCTGGAGGGCCACTGCCTCTTAAGATGCTTCCCTCATTTTCAGACTTTCACCTTGGAGACCACCACCCACCACAGAGGGCTGCCCTTGATTCCCCTAATTGAGCTGACTGAAGGGAATCTATGCAGTCACACCTATGCCCATCCCACTGCTGAGGCATCAGCAACTCGGTTCTGCTCCCCAACCTTCAGCAGTCTCATCTGTTCCCCCTTGGGGCctggggcatctagatggctgCTTACGGGTCTGCAGATCAGTGCATCTCTGTAGCCACCAAACAGCACAGCTTGAGCCCTCAGAAAGAGTCGAGACACACCATCACCAGCAGCCAAAGCCTCCTTTCTTAGCCT
This sequence is a window from Monodelphis domestica isolate mMonDom1 chromosome 3, mMonDom1.pri, whole genome shotgun sequence. Protein-coding genes within it:
- the DENND1C gene encoding DENN domain-containing protein 1C isoform X1: MLPSFSSLDRKSLSVAFLPFTHTYTHPWVPKLKPQPSLFPREDPKSTFAWFFEAAYPTSLQEAPPILRQFPKDFCDQELMQMVPKFCFPFDLERAGHSLAAQHFTFVLTDLAGSRRFGFCRLGTNARSCLCILSDLPWFEVFYKLLNSVGDLLAQDQVSEAEELLSTLYLHPIPGPEAPLGLSLDQQEGKLRISSHPSLLPPAPGTNQLLSCFIAPVSGCLPSIPENRNLTELVVAVASENIVGLYSSLLSERRVLLSASKLSTLTACVHASCGLLYPMHWEHILIPTLPPHLLDYCCAPMPYLIGVHTSLMERLREKGLEDVVILDVDTNTLESPFQDVETLPPDVVSLLKLRLRKEALAAGDGVSRLFLRAQAVLFGGYRDALICRPGQPVTFSKEAFLAQKPGPLQAFRQNAIHLQLFKQVHPSQRGWAGGLAPTGQGSPQIPCFLPPQFIDERLEKLNSGEGFSDLFEQEITSSGLASGSLRSYQLWADNLKKGGGALLHSVKAKTQPAVRNMYRSAKIGLKEVQNRLRYKDSDSLLQRGGSLRVPAPDNRSERLQHRLPITHHFGQSRPLRPRPQRSQSRSEDQVPWEEEHRESHSGPKEPWGLEDFDSNFLGSGELDLLGEILDNLSIGIAEPGESPGLHPSHSLDNCHLDQGGCFKSVLQEEEETPEKQLLSPTIFAAAFSGQGSEETRTSQTSVETEDPQLPSPSHQHFLTDKELPEPHLLPTRPLAVPHSSQAFAEAETPNICAECRPPSPVPVPQNTGRGVAPNLREGVSVQPRVSQLKKRFEG
- the DENND1C gene encoding DENN domain-containing protein 1C isoform X3, which gives rise to MGSDNKEDPKSTFAWFFEAAYPTSLQEAPPILRQFPKDFCDQELMQMVPKFCFPFDLERAGHSLAAQHFTFVLTDLAGSRRFGFCRLGTNARSCLCILSDLPWFEVFYKLLNSVGDLLAQDQVSEAEELLSTLYLHPIPGPEAPLGLSLDQQEGKLRISSHPSLLPPAPGTNQLLSCFIAPVSGCLPSIPENRNLTELVVAVASENIVGLYSSLLSERRVLLSASKLSTLTACVHASCGLLYPMHWEHILIPTLPPHLLDYCCAPMPYLIGVHTSLMERLREKGLEDVVILDVDTNTLESPFQDVETLPPDVVSLLKLRLRKEALAAGDGVSRLFLRAQAVLFGGYRDALICRPGQPVTFSKEAFLAQKPGPLQAFRQNAIHLQLFKQVHPSQRGWAGGLAPTGQGSPQIPCFLPPQFIDERLEKLNSGEGFSDLFEQEITSSGLASGSLRSYQLWADNLKKGGGALLHSVKAKTQPAVRNMYRSAKIGLKEVQNRLRYKDSDSLLQRGGSLRVPAPDNRSERLQHRLPITHHFGQSRPLRPRPQRSQSRSEDQVPWEEEHRESHSGPKEPWGLEDFDSNFLGSGELDLLGEILDNLSIGIAEPGESPGLHPSHSLDNCHLDQGGCFKSVLQEEEETPEKQLLSPTIFAAAFSGQGSEETRTSQTSVETEDPQLPSPSHQHFLTDKELPEPHLLPTRPLAVPHSSQAFAEAETPNICAECRPPSPVPVPQNTGRGVAPNLREGVSVQPRVSQLKKRFEG
- the DENND1C gene encoding DENN domain-containing protein 1C isoform X4; amino-acid sequence: MGSDNKEDPKSTFAWFFEAAYPTSLQEAPPILRQFPKDFCDQELMQMVPKFCFPFDLERAGHSLAAQHFTFVLTDLAGSRRFGFCRLGTNARSCLCILSDLPWFEVFYKLLNSVGDLLAQDQVSEAEELLSTLYLHPIPGPEAPLGLSLDQQEGKLRISSHPSLLPPAPGTNQLLSCFIAPVSGCLPSIPENRNLTELVVAVASENIVGLYSSLLSERRVLLSASKLSTLTACVHASCGLLYPMHWEHILIPTLPPHLLDYCCAPMPYLIGVHTSLMERLREKGLEDVVILDVDTNTLESPFQDVETLPPDVVSLLKLRLRKEALAAGDGVSRLFLRAQAVLFGGYRDALICRPGQPVTFSKEAFLAQKPGPLQAFRQNAIHLQLFKQFIDERLEKLNSGEGFSDLFEQEITSSGLASGSLRSYQLWADNLKKGGGALLHSVKAKTQPAVRNMYRSAKIGLKEVQNRLRYKDSDSLLQRGGSLRVPAPDNRSERLQHRLPITHHFGQSRPLRPRPQRSQSRSEDQVPWEEEHRESHSGPKEPWGLEDFDSNFLGSGELDLLGEILDNLSIGIAEPGESPGLHPSHSLDNCHLDQGGCFKSVLQEEEETPEKQLLSPTIFAAAFSGQGSEETRTSQTSVETEDPQLPSPSHQHFLTDKELPEPHLLPTRPLAVPHSSQAFAEAETPNICAECRPPSPVPVPQNTGRGVAPNLREGVSVQPRVSQLKKRFEG
- the DENND1C gene encoding DENN domain-containing protein 1C isoform X2, with translation MLPSFSSLDRKSLSVAFLPFTHTYTHPWVPKLKPQPSLFPREDPKSTFAWFFEAAYPTSLQEAPPILRQFPKDFCDQELMQMVPKFCFPFDLERAGHSLAAQHFTFVLTDLAGSRRFGFCRLGTNARSCLCILSDLPWFEVFYKLLNSVGDLLAQDQVSEAEELLSTLYLHPIPGPEAPLGLSLDQQEGKLRISSHPSLLPPAPGTNQLLSCFIAPVSGCLPSIPENRNLTELVVAVASENIVGLYSSLLSERRVLLSASKLSTLTACVHASCGLLYPMHWEHILIPTLPPHLLDYCCAPMPYLIGVHTSLMERLREKGLEDVVILDVDTNTLESPFQDVETLPPDVVSLLKLRLRKEALAAGDGVSRLFLRAQAVLFGGYRDALICRPGQPVTFSKEAFLAQKPGPLQAFRQNAIHLQLFKQFIDERLEKLNSGEGFSDLFEQEITSSGLASGSLRSYQLWADNLKKGGGALLHSVKAKTQPAVRNMYRSAKIGLKEVQNRLRYKDSDSLLQRGGSLRVPAPDNRSERLQHRLPITHHFGQSRPLRPRPQRSQSRSEDQVPWEEEHRESHSGPKEPWGLEDFDSNFLGSGELDLLGEILDNLSIGIAEPGESPGLHPSHSLDNCHLDQGGCFKSVLQEEEETPEKQLLSPTIFAAAFSGQGSEETRTSQTSVETEDPQLPSPSHQHFLTDKELPEPHLLPTRPLAVPHSSQAFAEAETPNICAECRPPSPVPVPQNTGRGVAPNLREGVSVQPRVSQLKKRFEG